The proteins below come from a single Prolixibacter sp. NT017 genomic window:
- a CDS encoding alpha/beta fold hydrolase has protein sequence MKNERFIEVANQMKLWVETYGNSENEASLFISGAGANSSFWSERLCNRLVNDGFFVIKYDHRDFGYSSKINFEEHPYDVLQLARDALSIMDSLNVEKAHVVGHSMGGFIAQLLAIHYPKRIRSMISASSSTNSPKVPLPPDKTWEIFMECQPQNNYNKDIDEFLPVWEYLNGTATFDKELAVEYTRNIYARQEITGPLGESHVKAQANLTDRTEALKHVKIPTLVIHGEEDYLVDKYGGIQTAECIENAELVLIPQMGHIPFNQEILLRFENEIIRFINEHR, from the coding sequence ATGAAAAACGAACGGTTTATCGAAGTTGCCAATCAGATGAAACTGTGGGTCGAGACTTATGGCAATTCAGAGAATGAAGCTTCTCTGTTTATTTCCGGTGCCGGTGCCAACAGCTCGTTTTGGTCAGAGCGATTGTGCAACCGTTTAGTAAATGATGGATTTTTCGTCATCAAATACGACCACCGCGATTTCGGTTATTCCTCCAAAATCAATTTCGAAGAGCATCCCTACGATGTGCTCCAACTGGCCCGGGACGCATTGTCCATCATGGATTCGCTGAACGTGGAGAAAGCACATGTTGTTGGCCATTCCATGGGTGGATTCATTGCGCAACTGTTAGCGATTCATTATCCTAAAAGAATCCGTTCCATGATATCGGCCTCTTCTTCAACAAATTCTCCCAAAGTTCCCCTGCCGCCGGATAAAACATGGGAGATATTTATGGAATGTCAACCACAAAACAACTACAATAAGGATATCGACGAATTTTTGCCGGTTTGGGAATATTTAAACGGAACGGCAACTTTCGATAAGGAGCTGGCAGTTGAATACACAAGGAACATATATGCCCGTCAGGAAATTACCGGACCACTGGGTGAATCGCATGTGAAGGCACAGGCCAACCTCACAGACCGGACCGAAGCGTTGAAGCATGTTAAAATACCGACATTGGTTATCCACGGTGAGGAAGATTACCTGGTCGATAAGTACGGAGGCATACAAACAGCCGAATGTATTGAAAACGCTGAATTGGTTTTAATTCCCCAAATGGGGCATATCCCATTCAATCAGGAAATTCTTTTACGATTTGAGAATGAAATCATCAGGTTCATAAACGAACACAGATAA
- a CDS encoding cold-shock protein — protein MNKGTVKFFNDTKGFGFIKDEESNNEYFVHVTGLVDEIQENDEVTFDLQEGRKGLNAVNVKLA, from the coding sequence ATGAATAAAGGAACAGTAAAATTTTTTAATGACACCAAAGGTTTTGGTTTCATTAAAGACGAAGAATCAAACAATGAGTATTTTGTGCATGTAACCGGATTGGTTGATGAAATCCAGGAAAATGACGAAGTAACCTTCGATTTGCAAGAAGGAAGAAAAGGATTGAATGCGGTAAATGTTAAACTTGCGTAA
- a CDS encoding SDR family oxidoreductase → MTTNSNMNTEETTEKVLLAGATGYLGHYIAEELVRRSISAKIIARRPEKLEYLKGKNREIIGAEVTQPKTLEGLFDGITTVISSIGITRQKDGLSYMDVDYQANLNLLNEAKKAGVRKFIYVSAINGDKYRHLKIFQAKEAFVDTLKTSGLDYTVMRPNGFFSDMRDFLDMAKGGRVYLFGDGHYQMNPIHGEDLARVCVDAITSAEQEIAVGGPDNLSQNELATLALKAWNKPIKITHLPDWIRRMTVGLVRTFTSSKTYGPIEFFLTLMADDQLAPNCGKHHLEHFFREEMERTRNG, encoded by the coding sequence ATGACTACAAATAGTAACATGAACACCGAAGAAACAACCGAAAAAGTATTATTGGCAGGTGCGACCGGGTACCTTGGACACTACATCGCGGAAGAATTGGTTCGGCGAAGTATATCGGCAAAAATCATTGCCCGTCGACCCGAAAAGCTCGAATACCTCAAAGGAAAAAACAGGGAAATCATAGGGGCAGAAGTTACCCAGCCCAAAACCCTCGAAGGATTATTTGATGGGATTACGACCGTCATATCCTCCATCGGTATCACCCGACAAAAAGACGGTCTTAGTTACATGGACGTAGATTACCAGGCCAACCTGAATTTGCTCAACGAAGCAAAGAAAGCAGGCGTACGAAAGTTCATCTACGTTTCGGCCATCAATGGAGATAAATACCGCCACCTGAAAATCTTCCAGGCTAAGGAAGCTTTCGTGGATACATTAAAAACGTCGGGGCTCGATTATACCGTGATGCGCCCTAACGGCTTCTTTTCAGACATGCGCGACTTTCTCGATATGGCAAAAGGAGGAAGGGTTTATTTGTTTGGAGACGGTCACTATCAAATGAATCCCATTCATGGTGAAGATTTGGCACGGGTTTGTGTCGATGCCATTACCTCTGCTGAACAGGAAATTGCCGTTGGCGGCCCGGACAACCTATCGCAAAACGAATTGGCAACTCTTGCTTTGAAAGCCTGGAATAAGCCGATTAAAATTACACATCTCCCCGACTGGATTCGTCGGATGACCGTCGGACTCGTGAGAACATTCACCTCATCCAAAACATACGGCCCCATCGAGTTCTTCCTCACACTTATGGCCGATGACCAACTGGCCCCAAACTGCGGGAAACATCACCTGGAGCATTTCTTTAGAGAAGAAATGGAAAGAACGAGGAATGGATAA
- a CDS encoding DUF3857 domain-containing protein, with protein MKTLLLTFLCTLFFSIPVFSQSSRDAASIPDSLKKHADAVIREYKVTYQRTGVGSYSKEVHFVATILNSNGRDEANLAVMYDKNSNVSQIGGTVYDAHGKTVKRLRNKDIRDFAYNESYTLFGDNRVKFFRPVYKLYPYTAEYYYKVNYNDLVGFGNWVPVPGYNTSVEKAEMTFITPDKFQLRHKELNNDFAFSQTTEKNAVTYHWQLSGFKALEWERLAPDFMDVFPAVLLSPDEMSYEGSTGNFATWKGYGAWTYQLIRDRTILPEETILKLVRLTDSIPNKRDKVKAVYRYMQKKTRYVNIALGIGGFQPLMAEDVDAKGYGDCKALSNYTRSLLKAIGIDSYYTVIGSGDYKQIKYPDFPGASQMNHAILFVPLDQDTIWLECTNQQIPFGYISLDNANRYALQISADGGKLVRTPKYTEKENRRDAHIQVNLQSNGAASFQLNSKFEEGEFEDVFGVLHLSAKEQKDALTRWLNVPGLTIQNFSMRDISADTAKAKLNVKGETSRYAMPTGNRLFVATNFLIENSFPSHLSTNRQLDIYQRTGYTYKDTLTINIPDGFKVEYLPAKRELSSSFGDYEITYGQNDNNSIEVTRKVVIHRGKYKADDVKSINHFLSGIATQERQKVVLVKKT; from the coding sequence ATGAAAACATTATTGCTCACTTTTCTCTGCACTCTTTTCTTCAGCATCCCGGTATTTTCGCAAAGCAGCCGGGATGCTGCTTCTATTCCCGACTCCCTGAAAAAGCACGCTGATGCGGTCATCCGGGAATACAAGGTCACCTACCAACGAACGGGCGTCGGGAGCTATAGCAAGGAAGTTCATTTCGTTGCGACCATTCTGAACAGCAATGGAAGAGACGAAGCTAACCTCGCTGTGATGTACGACAAAAACTCCAACGTTTCCCAGATTGGTGGAACCGTCTATGACGCGCACGGAAAAACCGTTAAGAGACTCCGGAATAAAGATATTCGTGATTTTGCTTACAACGAAAGCTATACGCTGTTCGGTGACAACCGCGTTAAGTTCTTCAGACCGGTGTATAAGCTCTATCCATATACCGCTGAATACTATTACAAAGTCAATTACAACGATTTGGTCGGCTTTGGTAACTGGGTTCCGGTTCCGGGTTATAACACTTCCGTGGAAAAAGCAGAAATGACGTTCATCACACCGGACAAGTTTCAATTGCGGCACAAAGAGCTAAACAATGATTTTGCCTTCAGCCAGACGACCGAAAAGAATGCCGTCACCTACCACTGGCAACTGTCAGGTTTTAAAGCGCTCGAATGGGAAAGACTCGCACCCGATTTTATGGATGTATTTCCGGCGGTGCTTCTATCGCCGGACGAGATGTCTTACGAAGGCTCAACCGGGAATTTCGCAACCTGGAAAGGATATGGTGCCTGGACATACCAACTTATCCGTGATCGGACTATACTGCCCGAGGAGACCATCTTAAAACTGGTCAGGCTGACTGACAGCATACCGAATAAACGTGACAAGGTAAAAGCAGTATACCGGTATATGCAGAAGAAGACACGCTACGTCAACATTGCGTTGGGCATCGGGGGATTTCAACCGCTCATGGCTGAAGATGTGGACGCGAAAGGATACGGCGATTGCAAAGCACTGAGTAACTACACCCGCTCGTTGTTAAAGGCCATCGGCATCGATTCGTACTACACAGTTATCGGCAGTGGCGATTACAAGCAAATCAAGTACCCCGACTTTCCCGGTGCCAGCCAGATGAATCATGCAATACTATTCGTTCCCCTCGATCAAGACACCATTTGGCTGGAATGCACCAATCAGCAAATTCCTTTTGGTTACATCAGTCTGGACAATGCCAACCGCTATGCCCTGCAAATTTCGGCAGACGGAGGAAAGCTGGTACGCACACCGAAGTATACAGAAAAAGAGAACCGACGGGACGCACACATTCAGGTCAACCTGCAAAGCAATGGTGCTGCATCATTCCAGCTGAATTCCAAATTCGAGGAAGGCGAGTTTGAAGATGTTTTCGGCGTCCTCCACTTGTCAGCAAAAGAACAAAAAGATGCCTTAACCCGCTGGTTGAATGTTCCCGGACTTACAATTCAAAACTTTTCCATGCGGGATATTTCTGCCGACACGGCCAAAGCAAAGCTGAATGTAAAAGGCGAAACCAGTCGTTACGCCATGCCTACCGGGAACCGGTTGTTCGTCGCCACCAATTTTTTAATCGAGAATAGTTTTCCGTCGCATCTTTCAACCAACCGTCAACTAGACATTTATCAGCGCACAGGCTATACTTACAAAGACACACTGACCATCAACATCCCTGACGGTTTTAAGGTGGAATACCTCCCGGCAAAGAGGGAACTGTCCTCCTCATTTGGTGATTACGAAATCACCTATGGGCAGAATGACAACAACTCCATTGAAGTAACCCGGAAAGTGGTCATTCACCGGGGAAAATACAAAGCCGATGACGTCAAATCCATCAATCATTTCCTTTCGGGTATCGCTACACAGGAACGACAAAAGGTGGTGTTAGTGAAGAAGACATAG